A part of Acipenser ruthenus chromosome 50, fAciRut3.2 maternal haplotype, whole genome shotgun sequence genomic DNA contains:
- the LOC117404693 gene encoding zinc finger protein 624-like codes for MESVYIKQEEVLDLLPICIKQEMSELDPFHIKEGTELKPVHIKVENTELTPVHIKEETELKPVHIEEDGTELKPVHIKVENTELTPVHIKEETELKPVHIEEDGTELKPVHIKVENTELTPVHIKEETELKPVHIEEETELKPVHMKEETELEPIHIKEEETELQPFYIEESVDLFKYSESMCRPHISHQCTECGKSFSRLGHLKTHQRIHTGEKPHHCTECGKRFSQLGDLKRHQRIHTGEKPYHCTECGESFSRLARLHIHRRIHTRASLPSSQSLASPPCLFVCVESCLIPCLSLTLQ; via the coding sequence ATGGAGTCTGTTTATATTAAGCAGGAGGAGGTTCTGGACTTGCTACctatctgcattaaacaggagatgtCTGAACTGGATCCATTCCACATTAAAGAAGGGACTGAACTgaagcctgtccacattaaagtgGAAAATACTGAACTGacgcctgtccacattaaagaagagactgaactgaagCCTGTCCACATTGAAGAAGATGGGACTGAACTgaagcctgtccacattaaagtgGAAAATACTGAACTGacgcctgtccacattaaagaagagactgaactgaagCCTGTCCACATTGAAGAAGATGGGACTGAACTgaagcctgtccacattaaagtgGAAAATACTGAACTGacgcctgtccacattaaagaagagactgaactgaagcctgtccacattgaagaagagactgaactgaagcctgtccacatgaaagaagagactgaactggagcctatccacattaaagaagaggagactgaatTGCAGCCTTTCTACATTGAAGAGTCTGTTGACTTGTTTAAGTATTCAGAAAGCATGTGCCGGCCACACATATCACATCagtgtactgaatgtgggaagagcttcagtcgaTTAGGACACCTAAAAAcacatcagcgaattcacactggagagaagccgcaccactgtactgaatgtggtaagcgcttcagtcagttaggagacctaaaaagacaccagcgaattcacactggagagaagccatatcactgtactgaatgtggggaaaGCTTCAGTCGGTTAGCAAGGCTACATATACACAGGCGAATtcacactagagccagcctcccatCCTCCCAGTCCCTCGCCTCTCCACcttgcttgtttgtgtgtgtggagagctgtctgattccttgtctctctctcaccctgcagtaa